The proteins below come from a single Tachysurus fulvidraco isolate hzauxx_2018 chromosome 13, HZAU_PFXX_2.0, whole genome shotgun sequence genomic window:
- the foxf1 gene encoding forkhead box protein F1 produces MTAEVQQPSVQPPAQSSPMSAPEKAHAQSAAMDAASSTTKAKKTNAGIRRPEKPPYSYIALIVMAIQSSPTKRLTLSEIYQFLQSRFPFFRGSYQGWKNSVRHNLSLNECFIKLPKGLGRPGKGHYWTIDPASEFMFEEGSFRRRPRGFRRKCQALKPSMYSMMNGLGFNHLPESYNFQGSGGGLSCPPNSLSLESGIGMMNGHLAGNMEGMGLAGHSMSHLSANSGHSYMGNCTGSTGSEYPHHDNSASPLLSGGGVMEPHPVYSSTTSAWAPAPSASVNNGASYIKQQPLSPCNPGANPLQPSLPTHSLDQSYLHQNGHSTTDLQGIPRYHSQSPSMCDRKEFVFSFNAMTSSTMHSPGSGSYYHHQQVAYQDIKPCVM; encoded by the exons ATGACGGCCgaggtccagcagccttccgtacAACCGCCTGCCCAAAGCAGCCCGATGTCCGCGCCCGAGAAAGCGCACGCTCAATCGGCGGCCATGGACGCGGCCTCCTCCACCACGAAAGCCAAAAAGACAAATGCCGGCATAAGGCGTCCTGAGAAGCCTCCGTATTCGTACATCGCGCTCATCGTCATGGCCATCCAGAGCTCTCCGACGAAGCGTCTTACGCTCAGTGAGATCTACCAGTTCCTCCAGAGTCGCTTTCCGTTCTTCCGCGGCTCTTACCAAGGCTGGAAAAACTCTGTGCGCCACAACTTGTCCTTAAACGAGTGTTTCATTAAGCTGCCCAAGGGGCTCGGGCGGCCAGGAAAGGGCCATTACTGGACCATCGATCCTGCCAGCGAGTTCATGTTCGAGGAGGGCTCTTTTCGGCGCAGACCACGCGGATTCCGGCGCAAATGTCAGGCACTCAAGCCTTCTATGTACAGCATGATGAACGGTCTCGGGTTCAACCACCTACCCGAGTCTTACAACTTCCAGGGTAGCGGCGGAGGCCTGTCTTGCCCGCCAAATAGTTTATCCTTAGAGAGCGGGATTGGGATGATGAACGGACATTTGGCAGGCAATATGGAGGGAATGGGCCTGGCGGGACACTCCATGTCTCATTTGTCGGCCAACAGTGGACATTCCTACATGGGGAACTGTACAGGATCCACGGGGAGCGAGTATCCTCATCACGACAACTCAGCCTCGCCCCTGCTGTCCGGCGGCGGAGTCATGGAGCCGCATCCCGTTTACTCGAGCACGACCTCGGCGTGGGCGCCCGCGCCGTCTGCCTCAGTTAATAATGGAGCGTCTTACATTAAACAGCAGCCACTGTCTCCTTGCAACCCCGGGGCAAATCCTTTACAGCCGAGTTTACCAACACACTCTTTGGACCAGTCATATCTGCACCAGAATGGACACAGTACGACCGACCTACAAG GTATTCCCAGGTACCATTCCCAATCTCCCAGTATGTGCGATCGGAAGGAGTTCGTCTTCTCTTTCAACGCCATGACATCTTCAACTATGCATTCACCTGGAAGCGGCTCTTATTATCATCACCAACAAGTCGCCTATCAGGACATCAAGCCTTGCGTGATGTGA